Below is a window of Cytobacillus firmus DNA.
CCGCTCGATTCATTGCTTGAACGGCATGGCTCTTATTATAAAGGCGATACAAGCAAAAAGGAGATCTATTTAACATTTGATAATGGATATGAAAACGGCTATACCGGACAGGTCCTGGACGTTTTAAAAAAGGAAAATGTCCCTGCTGCCTTTTTTGTAACTGGCCATTATTTAAAAAGCGCACCCGATCTCGTCAAGAGGATGGCGGCTGAAGGGCATATCATTGGCAACCACTCCTGGCATCATCCTGATATGACAAGAGTGAGCGATGAGAAATTTATCAAAGAGCTCGAAATGGTCCGTGCTGAAACCGAAAAGCTGACTGGTGTTAAGCATATGGCTTATTTGCGGCCGCCGCGCGGAATCTTCAGTGAGCGTACATTGGCTCTTGCTAAAAAGGAAGGCTACACGCACGTATTCTGGTCACTCGCTTTTGTAGACTGGCACACTGACCGGCAGAAGGGCTGGCAGTATTCTTATGACAATATTATGCGCCAGATCCACCCTGGCTGTATTCTGCTTCTGCACACAGTCTCAAAGGACAATGCCGATGCTCTTGAAAAAGCCATTCAGGATCTGAAAAAACGCGGGTACACGTTTAAGAGCCTTGACGACTTGACATGGGAGCAGGCGATTGAGGAGCGGATGCTGTACTGATTAGGTTTGGCCGGTAAAACCTTTAATTCGGCCGGTAAATAATGTACTTTGGCCGGTATCTTCCTTAAAATGGCCGGTAAATCTCCAATATCGGCCGGTAAAACAGCTGAATTTCAATATTTCCATGAAATAGACCCGTTCTTCAGGGTCTATTTTTACATAAGCGAACAATGTTAGAAAAATAACAGCAAAAAATGCTATAATCGGGGAAAATGATAAAGGACGGATTCTTCTTGGAAAAGATACAAGTAGAAGGACCTTATAATTTTGACCTCGTACTGGACAGGCTTTCGAACGATCCTCTTAATCAGGTTAATATAGAGGAAAGGTCTGTGAAAGTGCCTCTGATGCTAAGCCATCAGCCGGTTGTGGCAGAAGTAAAGGCAATCGGAACGACGGAACAGCCGGAATTTTTAATTTCCGGAACGGATGGCCCCCTTAAAGAAAAGGCAGCTGAGCGCCTATCGGAAATATTTCAATGGCATCTGCCGCTTGAGACCATTCACAGGCATTTTCAAAACACAGAATTACAGCCGATATTTGAAGCGCATTATGGAACACCTATTGTGCTCGACTTTGATCCATACGGCTGTATCTTGAAATGCATTATACATCAGCAGCTGAACCTTGCGTTTGCACACACATTAACAGAGCGGTTTGTGAAAACCTTTGGATTTGAACAAGACGGTGTGTGGTTCTATCCGCTGCCTGAAAAAGTGGCGGAACTTAAGGTGGAGGACCTGAGGGAACTGCAGTTCAGCGGACGGAAGGCTGAATATGTGATTGGCATTGCAAAAGAAGCGGCCGCGGGAAATTTAAACTTTGATGAGCTTAGAAACCTTGCAGATGAAGAAATTTATGATAAACTGATCAAATTGCGCGGTGTCGGACCCTGGACTGTCCAGAATTTCTTAATGTTCGGGCTTGGCCGGCCAAATCTTTTTCCGGCTGCAGACATCGGCATTCAAAATGCCTTGAAAAAACTATATAAATTAGAAGCGAAACCGACTCTGGAAGAGATGGAGACATTTTCAAAGAGCTGGAATCCTTATTTGAGCTATGCTTCGCTTTATTTGTGGAGAAGCATCGAGTAATTTGGAGTGATAAAGGATCATGAAACAAGAACAAACAGCTAAATTAAAACTAAAGCAGACGTTCCCGCTGACAATTAAAAGGCTTGGCATCAATGGTGAAGGTGTCGGATATTTTAAAAGGCAGGTTGTATTTGTACCTGGGGCACTGCCTGGCGAGGAAATCGTAGCAGAAGCCACAAAGGTAAATCCAAAGTTTTCTGAGGCCAAAATCAAGAAAATCCGCAAAAAATCGGAGTTCCGCGTCCAGCCCCCATGCCCGGTCTATCATGAATGCGGCGGCTGCCAGCTGCAGCATCTCCGCTATGATCAGCAGCTGAAGGAAAAGCGGGATATCATTATTCAAGCTTTAGAACGGCACACCAAGCTGAATCCTGAGAAGCTGGATATAAAAGAGACCATTGGAATGGAAGATCCATGGAGCTACAGAAATAAAAGCCAGTTCCAGGTTGGCCAAAAAGACGGGAAGGTGCTGGCCGGTTTATATGGCATGAATTCGCACCGCCTGATTAATATTGAGCACTGTGCGGTCCAGCATCCGCAGACAACAAAGGCGACAGAAACAGTGAAGGGGATTCTCCAGGACCTGCGAATCCCCATTTATAATGAGAGAAACCGCAAAGGCATCGTGAGAACCATCGTTGCCAGGGTGGGGATACAGACAGGCGAACTGCAGATCGTATTAATTACAGCTCAAAAAGAGCTTCCTAAAAAAGAAATCATTATCGAAAAAATAAAAAGTGAGCTGCCTGAAGTAAAGTCCATCATCCAAAACGTGAACGGTGAAAAAACCTCCATTATTTTTGGACAGGAAACCACGAATCTGGATGGAAGCGACTTTATCCAGGAAACACTTGGAGACCTTCAATTTGAACTATCGGCACGGACTTTCTTCCAGCTGAACCCTGAACAGACCGTCAAACTTTATAATGAAGTCAAAAGAGCAGCGGCTTTAACCGGCAAGGAAAAAGTAGCTGACGCATACTGCGGTGTCGGAACGATCGGACTATGGGTAGCTGAGCAGGCAGCCGAAATCCGCGGCATGGATATCATCAGGGAATCCATTGAAGACGCCAAGAAAAATGCGGCCCGCCATGGAATTAAGCATGCCCAATACGTGGTCGGCAAAGCAGAAGAATGGCTTCCGAAATGGACAAAAGAAGGCTGGAAGCCGGACGTCATCATCGTCGATCCGCCAAGAACAGGACTGGATCAGC
It encodes the following:
- the pdaA gene encoding delta-lactam-biosynthetic de-N-acetylase; its protein translation is MKKLSIFLSVFILFFSGTAYANYGNSPVHWGFKKAKNEVPAEAGKPLDSLLERHGSYYKGDTSKKEIYLTFDNGYENGYTGQVLDVLKKENVPAAFFVTGHYLKSAPDLVKRMAAEGHIIGNHSWHHPDMTRVSDEKFIKELEMVRAETEKLTGVKHMAYLRPPRGIFSERTLALAKKEGYTHVFWSLAFVDWHTDRQKGWQYSYDNIMRQIHPGCILLLHTVSKDNADALEKAIQDLKKRGYTFKSLDDLTWEQAIEERMLY
- a CDS encoding DNA-3-methyladenine glycosylase family protein, producing the protein MIKDGFFLEKIQVEGPYNFDLVLDRLSNDPLNQVNIEERSVKVPLMLSHQPVVAEVKAIGTTEQPEFLISGTDGPLKEKAAERLSEIFQWHLPLETIHRHFQNTELQPIFEAHYGTPIVLDFDPYGCILKCIIHQQLNLAFAHTLTERFVKTFGFEQDGVWFYPLPEKVAELKVEDLRELQFSGRKAEYVIGIAKEAAAGNLNFDELRNLADEEIYDKLIKLRGVGPWTVQNFLMFGLGRPNLFPAADIGIQNALKKLYKLEAKPTLEEMETFSKSWNPYLSYASLYLWRSIE
- the rlmD gene encoding 23S rRNA (uracil(1939)-C(5))-methyltransferase RlmD, whose protein sequence is MKQEQTAKLKLKQTFPLTIKRLGINGEGVGYFKRQVVFVPGALPGEEIVAEATKVNPKFSEAKIKKIRKKSEFRVQPPCPVYHECGGCQLQHLRYDQQLKEKRDIIIQALERHTKLNPEKLDIKETIGMEDPWSYRNKSQFQVGQKDGKVLAGLYGMNSHRLINIEHCAVQHPQTTKATETVKGILQDLRIPIYNERNRKGIVRTIVARVGIQTGELQIVLITAQKELPKKEIIIEKIKSELPEVKSIIQNVNGEKTSIIFGQETTNLDGSDFIQETLGDLQFELSARTFFQLNPEQTVKLYNEVKRAAALTGKEKVADAYCGVGTIGLWVAEQAAEIRGMDIIRESIEDAKKNAARHGIKHAQYVVGKAEEWLPKWTKEGWKPDVIIVDPPRTGLDQQLLKTILKVQPKKVVYVSCNPSTLAKDISVLSSKYKVNGIQPVDMFPQTAHVECVAQLILKEGN